AGCAACTGCCCCTGCATGCGTTACAGATCGCGCGACCACGGCCAGCGCCAGACACGCATGTCCATACGCATGCCCAGATGAGCTACCACGCCGTTGCCGTCGCAGTGCCCATCGCCGCCGCGGCACGCAAGCCACCAGCGCGCTCACGGCACCCGCGCCACCACCCACGCATCGACCCTGGTCACGCCAGCCCGGCGCAGCGCCTGCGCCGCGGCGTGCAGGGTCGCGCCGGTGGTCATCACGTCGTCGATCAGCGCCACGTGCGCCGGCAATGGCGCCCGCACCGCAAACGCATGGCGCAGGTTGCGGCGGCGCGCGCGGGCATCGAGCTCGGACTGCGGCGCCGTCGCGCGCACGCGCTGCAGGCCGTCGCACAGCGGCAGGCCCAGCGCGCGCGCCAGTGGCCGTGCCAGTTCCAGGGCCTGGTCGTAGCCGCGCTGGCGCAGCCGCGCCGCATGCAGCGGCACCGGCAACAGCGCCTGCGGGCGCGGCAACCCGGCACAGCGCGCCTGCAGCAGCGCCGCCAGCAGGCGCCCGGCGGCCAGGTCCTGGTGGAACTTGAAGCGGCGCAGCAGGCCATCGACCGGTGCGGCGTAGACGCAGGCGCTGGCGACCAGGGCCAGCGGCGACGGCTTGCGTTGGCAGGCGCCGCAGCGCTGGGCGGCGTCCAGCGCCGGCAGCGGCAGCGCGCAGGCTTGGCAGGCGCTGGCGTTCCAGGGCAGCGCGTCGCGGCAGGCCGGGCACAGGTCCAGGCCGGCGATGCCGGGCTCGGCACAGATCAGGCAACGCTCCGGCAGCATGCAGCGCTGCAATCGCCGCCACCATCCGTCAACCTTGTCAGAGCCATGAAAGTTGACAGCAATGTCCATGCTTACCAGACTGCCCGCTTTCCCAGCCGCTTACCGTCAGGAAACTCCCATGTCCGCTGTCGTCCGACACGACTGGCAACGCCAGGAATTGCTCGCCCTGTTCGATCTGCCGTTCCCGGAGCTGCTGCACCGTGCCGCGGCGGTCCATCGCGAGCATTTCGACCCGGCGCAGGTGCAGGTCTCCACGCTGCTGTCGGTGAAGACCGGCGGCTGCCCGGAGGACTGCGCCTATTGCCCGCAGGCGCAGCGCTACGACACCGGCGTGGACGCGCAGAAACTGATGAGCACCGAGGCAGTGCTGGCCAAGGCACGCCAGGCCAAGGCCGCCGGCGCGTCGCGCTTCTGCATGGGCGCGGCGTGGCGCTCGCCGAAGGACCGCGACATCCCCAAGGTCGCGGCGATGATCCGCGAAGTGAAGGCGCTGGGCCTGGAGACCTGCGCCACCCTGGGCATGCTCGACGGCAAGCAGGCGCAGGCGCTGAAGTCGGCCGGGCTGGACTACTACAACCACAATCTGGACACCGCGCCGGACTTCTACGACACGATCATCCACACCCGCCAGTACCAGGACCGCCTGGACACGCTCGCCCACGTGCGCGATGCCGGCATGAAGACCTGCTGCGGCGGCATCGTCGGCATGGGCGAATCGCGCGAGCAGCGTGCCGGCCTGCTGCAGGCGCTGGCCAACCTGCCGGTGCACCCGGACTCGGTGCCGATCAACCGCCTGGTCCAGGTCGCCGGTACCCCGCTGCACGGCACCGTCGAACTGGATCCGTTCGAGTTCGTGCGCACCATCGCCGTGGCACGCATCGCCATGCCGCAGGCGATGGTGCGGCTGTCGGCCGGCCGCGAGAGCATGAGCGACGAACTGCAGGCGCTGTGCTTCTGCGCCGGCGCCAACTCGATCTTCTACGGCGAAAAACTGCTGACCACCGGCAACCCTGACACCGCGCGCGACCAGGCCTTGTTCGCGCGGCTCGGGCTGTCGCCGATGCAGGTGACGGTGGACGCCAACGCGCACGACCATCCCGGCACCGTGCATGCGGACATCACCGCACCGGCGCCGGGCAGGCCGGCGATCGCCGCGGCGCTGGTCTGAGCTCGGCCCGACCTGCAGCGTCTCGCGCCGCGCCGACCCGCGCGTCCATCCGCCGATCCGGCCGTCCATCGCCCGCACCCCCGGCGCGGCCGGGGACGCGCTACGCTAGCCGGCCAGACCCCCCATGCCCTCGCCGCCCATGGCCCGTCCCGATCTGCACGACCGCATCCAGTCCTTGCGCAAGCTGCGCGAGGCGCAGGGCCGCATCCGCGTGCGCCGCAGCGTCGGCCGCCGCGACGGCGTCCGCGTGGAACTCGACGGACGCTGGCTGACCGGCTTCTGCAGCAACGACTACCTGGGCCTGGCGCAGCAGTTCGAAGTGCTGGCCGCGCTGCAGGACGCGGCCGCGCGCGAGGGCGTCGGCGCCACCGCCTCGCATCTGGTCTGCGGCCACCATGCGCTGCACGACAGCCTGGAGCGCGAGGTCGCCGACTGGCTCGGCTACCCGCGCGCGCTGCTGTTCGGCAGCGGCTTCCTCGCCAACCTGGCGGTGCAGCAGGCGCTGCTGAGCGAAGAGGACGACGTGTGCGTGCAGGACCGGCTCAACCACGCCAGCCTGCTCGACGCCACCCGCCTGGCCGGCTGCCGCCTGCGCCGCTATCCGCACCTGGATGCGGAGGGCGCGATGCGCCAGCTCAAGCACGCCGCCGAAGGCGCGGCGATGCTGGCCACCGACGGCGTGTTCAGCATGGACGGCGACATCGCCCCGCTGCGCTCGCTGACCCTGGTCGCACGCATGCAGCAGGCGCTGATGTACGTGGACGATGCGCACGGCGTCGGCGTGGTCGGCCCGCATGGCCGCGGTTGCGTGGCCGAGGCCGGCCTCGGCGTGGCCGACGTGCCGCTGCAGCTGGTGACCCTGGGCAAGGCGCTGGGCGGCTACGGCGCGCTGGTGGTGGGCGACGAGGCGTTGATCCGGCATCTCGCCGAAACCGCGCGGCCGTATCTGTACACCACCGCGCTGCCGCCGGCGCAGGCCGCCGCCTCGCTGGCCGCGGTGAAGCTGGCGCGGCGCGACCAGTGGCGGCGCGAGCGCCTGGCCGAGACCATCGCAGTGTTCCGCGGCGGCGCGCGCCGCCACGGATTGGAACTGATGGCTTCGGACACGCCGATCCAGCCGCTGCTGTGCGGCGACGAGGCCAGCGCCCTGGCGCTGTCGGCGGCATTGGAGCAGGCCGGTTTCCTGGTCTCGGCGATCCGTCCGCCGACCGTCCCGGAAGGCAAGTCGCGGCTGCGGGTGACGCTGTCGGCGCTGCACACGCCGGCACAGGTGCAGGCATTGCTGGACGCGCTGGCGCTGGCCCGCGACCGCCTGGCCGTGCATCCGGTCGGCCTGCCGGCGTGAGCGGCCCGGCGTGAGCGACGGCGACCTTGCGGCACGCCGCGAGGTGCGGGACGCACTGTCGGAGCTGTATCTGGACGACGACGTCGCCGCGCGGCACGCGCATATCGCCGCCGTGCTTGCCGCCTCGCCCTTTCCGCCGGACACGTTGCAACGGATGCTGCTGCACGACGTGCATCCGCGCCTGGCGCCGAACCTGCTGAGCGTGGCCGGTGTCTGGCAGGGGTTCGACAGCGACGGATTGAGCACGGCGATCCAGCGGCGCGAAGGTGTGCAGCGCTGGCCAGCCTGGCGCACGCGCGGGTATCCGCGGCAGCAGTGGCGGTTGCTGCTGCCGCAGCTGCTGGCGCTGCGCGCGGCACGCTGACCGCGGCAGCGCGATTTTCTTTCCTTTCGGCACACGATCGACGATGCATATCGAGACGCTGGGGCACGGCCCCGATCTGGTTCTGATCCACGGCTGGGCGCTGCATGGCGGCATCTTCGCGCCGCTGGTCGAACGCCTGTCGGCGCAGTTCCGCATGCACCTGGTGGACCTGCCGGGCCACGGCCACAGCCGCGGCGACGACACCCCGCTGGCGCTGCCGCACGTGGTCAACGCGATCGCCGCGGCGACGCCGCCGGCGGCATGGCTGGGCTGGTCGCTGGGCGGGCTGTTCGCGCTGCACGCCGCAGCCACCCAGCCGCAGGTGCGCGGCCTGGCGATGCTCGCGGCGACGCCGCGTTTCGTGCGCGGCAGCGACTGGCCGCATGCGGTGGAACCGCAGGTGTTCGCGCAGTTCGGCCGCGACCTGGCCGAAGACTACCGCGGCACGTTGGACCGCTTCCTGGCGCTGGACACACTGGGCTCGGCGCACGCGCGCGCCGAACTGCGCACGCTGCGCGAGACGCTCGCCGCACGCGGCGAACCCGATGCGCAGGCATTGCAGGCCGGGCTGACGCTGCTCGAGCGCACCGACCTGCGCCGCGCGCTGCCGGGCCTGCGCGTGCCCAGCCTGTGGATCAGCGGCCAGCGCGACCGGCTGGTCTCGCCCGCCGGCATGGACGACGCCGCGGCGCTGGCGCCGCATGCGCAGACGTTGCACATCGCCGGCGGCGGCCACGCGCCGTTCCTGGGCCATGCCGACGAAGTCGCCACCGCGTTGCGCGAGTTCCTCGCCGCGCTGCCTTAGGCAGTACGCATCCAACTTGGCTTCAGCGGATGACTGCGGAGCCACGCGATGCACCCCGACCGGCGAGTGCTACTCCATCCGGAGCGCAGGCCATCAGGAGCCGCGCGACCGACCGGGCGGCTCGATAACGATCGAAGTCGCCGCGCCGGGATCCGGTTCATCGCGAGAAGCCCCATCGCCGCCACTGCGTGGCCGCACGCGATCGATCTGAGCGCTGCCATTCGCCGCGCCCAAGCAGAGTCCGCATTCGAATGTATGGGCTGCCACGTCTCGCGCTTGGTCGACGACGCTTGTACGCCTGAGCGCTTGCAGACGGCAGGCAGTTTTGGAACACCGCGCGTATCGCGATCGAAGCGAAGGTTATAAACTTGTACGCACGCGTGCATGGAAGGCCCAGTTGCACTGGCGTCACAACAAAGCAAAGGACGTTGCAAGCACTAACCGATCAACGCCGACATGTCCATGACCGGCGATCCACATCAGCGCGGAAGGCTGTGGCCGATACGTTCGCTAGCGCGTGCGGCCGTTATTTTTCACACAAGGAGAGCCGCATGGACCCTCGAGACCCACGATTCAGCGGGCTCAGCATTGCTACTGGCGTCGTTCGCTATTCGGACCTCAGCTATTTGATCACCACGAACGACCTCTCCATCAGCGAGGGTTACACAGGGTCGATACTGTTCGGCCTGGATCGTGGCACTTGGGGCGCCGGTACGGTGCCATGGCTTGCCTGTTCCGGAACCGTGTGCCATGTGCCGGCCGAACGTTACCTGACGCTGGGCACCCATGGGTCCGTACGAGCCGTTGGCGGCGGCGTCATAAAGGAAGAAGCGCCCATCGCAAGCTGCGGCGTCGACCCGAAGAAACGCGGGCCGCTTCGCGAAATCCGTGGCATCGCCAAAGGCCGGGCCTACGCCGTAGGAACCTGCCGGCAAGCCTACGTTCGCGATGGCGAAGACCAGTGGCGATGCATCGACCACAGCGCCCAGGTCGGCAACACACCGATCACCGACACGAGTTTCGAGTCGATCGACGGGTTCAGCGAGCACGAAATCTATACCGTCGGCTGGGAGGGCGAGATCTGGAAGTACGACGGCTCGGTCTTCACCCAGCAGAAGAGCCCGACCGAGCTGGCGCTGTACAAGGTCCGCTGCGCACCGGACGGTTTCGCCTATGCATGCGGCCAACTCGGCAGGTTGCTCCGGGGGCACGATGACCAGTGGGAAGCGATCGACCACGGAAGCACCAAAGAAGACCTCTGGGGCATGGAAGTGTTCGATGGGCAGCTGTATGTGTCTTCCAGCCACCTCGTCTATCGACTCGAGGACGGCAAGCTCATCCCCGTCGATTTCGGCGACGACGCGCCGCGGACCTGCTATCACCTGAGCGCGGCCGACGGGATCATGTGGTCCATCGGGCCCAAGGACGTCATGGAGTTCGACGGCGCCAGCTGGACGCGGCGCTTGCGAATCGACTGATCCACTGCCTGGCGGCGCATCAGGATCGACGACTGACGACACGGCGGCCGCAGCCCCTGCTTCGGGCCGCGGTCGTCGTGCAATCCGCTATAGGCCAAGCACTTACGCGCCGCGTGCAACAGCGGGCCTAGTCTTCGGCACACCACCGCGCTGGCCGCCGCCACGCCGATGCCCGATCATCGTGGTTTCCTTCGATTGGAGCGTCTGCATGGACCTCGGCATCGCCGGCAAATGGGCGCTGGTCTGCGCCGCGAGCAAGGGCCTGGGCCTGGGGTGCGCGCGGGCGCTGGCTGGCGAAGGCGTCAACGTGGTCATCGTGGCGCGTGGGCAGGCCGCGCTGGATGCGGCGGCAGCCGGCCTGCGCGCGCTGCCCGGCGCTGGCGAGGTGATCGCGGTGGCCGCGGATATCGCCACCGAGCGCGGCCGCGCCGCCGCACTGGCGGCGTGCCCGCAGGTCGACATCCTGGTCAACAATGCCGGCGGCCCGCCGCCCGGCGACTTCCGCGACTGGGAACGCGAGGACTGGCTGCGTGCGCTGGACGCCAACATGCTGGCGCCGATCGCGCTGATCCGCGCCACCGTCGATGCGATGCAGGCGCGCGGCTTCGGCCGCATCGTCAACATCACGTCTTCGGCGGTGAAGGCGCCGATCGACAGCCTGGGCCTGTCCAACGGCGCGCGCGCCGGGCTCACCGGCTTCGTCGCCGGCTTGGCGCGGCGCACCGTCTCGCACAACGTCACCATCAACAACCTGTTGCCGGGGCAGTTCGACACCGACCGGCTGCGCGGCAACTTCGCCCATGCCGCGCAACAGAGCGGCACCGACGTGGACACGCTGGCCGCGCAGAAACGCCAGCAGATCCCGGCCGGGCGCTTCGGCACCGCGGACGAGTTCGGCGCGGCCTGCGCGTTCCTGTGCAGCGCGCAGGCCGGCTACCTCAGCGGGCAGAACCTGTTGCTCGACGGCGGCGCCTATCCGGGGACGTTCTGAGGGCCAGGACTCGGGACTTGGGACTCGGGACTTAGTCGTTCGCGATCGGCGGATTGGTCGCAATGCCGGCATGGAGCCGATGACTGCGCAGGGTGCGGCAATGCGACTGGCCGCTGCGCGCTGCGGCCGGCGATAATGCGCCGATGGATTCCTCTTCGTTCGACGCCCACCACATCCGCCGCGCGTTCTCGCGCGCCGCCGCCAGCTACGACGCCGCCGCGGCCCTGCAGCACGAGGTCGAGAAGCGCCTGCTGGAATCGCTGGACTACCTCGGCGATCGCGTCCCGCAGGTGGTGCTGGACGTGGGCAGCGGTCCGGCGCATGCCTCCGCGACGATGAAGAAGCGCTGGCCGCGCGCGCAGGTGATCGCGCTCGACCAGGCGCTGCCGATGCTGCACCAGGCCAAGCGCCAGGCCGGCTGGTGGAAGCCGTTCGGCAGGATCTGCGCCGATGCGCGCGCGCTGCCGCTGGCCGAGCACAGCGTCGACGTGATCTTCAGCAACCTGTGTCTGCAGTGGGTCGAGGACCTGCCGGCGGTGTTCGCCGGGTTCCGCCGCGTGCTCAAGCCCGGCGGCCTGCTGCTGTGCTCCAGCTTCGGCCCGGACACGCTGATCGAACTGCGCGAGGCGTTCGCCCAGGCCGACCGCGAAGCGCCGCACGTGAGCCGCTTCGCGCCGATCGCGCAGTTCGGCGATGCGCTGATGCTGTCCGGCTTCCGCGATCCGGTGCTGGACCGCGACCTGTTCACCCTCACCTATCCCGACCTCGGCGCGCTGATGCGCGAACTGCGCGCGATCGGGGCGACCAACGCCCTGCACGCGCGCCGCCACACGCTGACCGGCCGCGGCCGCTTCGCCGCTGCCAGCGCCGCCTACGAGGCGCTGCGCAACGCCGACGGCAAGCTGCCGAGCAGTTGGGAAGTGATCTATGCCCACGCCTGGGCGCCGCCGCCGGGCGCGCCGATCCGCGAGGGCGGCAGCGAGATCGCCGCGGTGCCGGTGTCGGCGATCCCGATCCGCCGCCGCGGCGATTGAGGCGACGTATCGCTGCGGGACTCGGGACTCGGGACTGGGGACTCGGGACTCGGAAGAGCCGAGAACCGGATGCGCTACCTGTAGTAGCGGCTTTAGCCGCGACGGGCGTTACCAGTAATGCCTGTCGCGGCTGAAGCCGCTCCTACAACAGCCAGGCGGCCGTAGCTTGGCTGCAGCATGCGCTCGCGCGTGCGACCGCTTAGGCCGAAACCTGCTCGATCCAGTCCTGCAGGTTGTAGTAGTTGCTGACCCGGGCGATCTTGCCGTCGCGGATGTCGAAGAACGCGCCGCCCGGCAGCACGTAGGTCTGCCCGCGCGCCGGCGGCAGGCCTTCGTCGGTGTGGTGGTATTCGCCGTGCACCACGTACTCGGCGGCGGCGCGGCGGCCGTCCTGCCCGCCCAGCACCACGATGTCGCGCAGCTGTTCACGGTAGCTGGCGTTCATCCGCTGCAGGAACGCGGCGAAGGTGTCCTTACCGATCTCGCGTGCACCCTGGTTGAGGTCGTGCGCGACGTCGTCAGTCAGCTTGTCGAGCATGGCCGCCCAGTCGCCGCGGTTGAACGCATCGTAGTAGGACAGCACCAGTTCGATGGCGCGGTCTTGTTCACGGGTCCCGTCGATCTTCATCGCCACCACCTTCTGCCATGCGGAAGGCCCATGATACGGCGGCCGGGCGTGCTCAGGCGCCCGGTGCCACCAGGTCGCGGTGGAAGAAGTAGACCTCCTGCACCAGGAAACGCCAGC
This sequence is a window from Xanthomonas sp. CFBP 8443. Protein-coding genes within it:
- a CDS encoding ComF family protein; translation: MDIAVNFHGSDKVDGWWRRLQRCMLPERCLICAEPGIAGLDLCPACRDALPWNASACQACALPLPALDAAQRCGACQRKPSPLALVASACVYAAPVDGLLRRFKFHQDLAAGRLLAALLQARCAGLPRPQALLPVPLHAARLRQRGYDQALELARPLARALGLPLCDGLQRVRATAPQSELDARARRRNLRHAFAVRAPLPAHVALIDDVMTTGATLHAAAQALRRAGVTRVDAWVVARVP
- the bioB gene encoding biotin synthase BioB, whose product is MSAVVRHDWQRQELLALFDLPFPELLHRAAAVHREHFDPAQVQVSTLLSVKTGGCPEDCAYCPQAQRYDTGVDAQKLMSTEAVLAKARQAKAAGASRFCMGAAWRSPKDRDIPKVAAMIREVKALGLETCATLGMLDGKQAQALKSAGLDYYNHNLDTAPDFYDTIIHTRQYQDRLDTLAHVRDAGMKTCCGGIVGMGESREQRAGLLQALANLPVHPDSVPINRLVQVAGTPLHGTVELDPFEFVRTIAVARIAMPQAMVRLSAGRESMSDELQALCFCAGANSIFYGEKLLTTGNPDTARDQALFARLGLSPMQVTVDANAHDHPGTVHADITAPAPGRPAIAAALV
- the bioF gene encoding 8-amino-7-oxononanoate synthase — translated: MARPDLHDRIQSLRKLREAQGRIRVRRSVGRRDGVRVELDGRWLTGFCSNDYLGLAQQFEVLAALQDAAAREGVGATASHLVCGHHALHDSLEREVADWLGYPRALLFGSGFLANLAVQQALLSEEDDVCVQDRLNHASLLDATRLAGCRLRRYPHLDAEGAMRQLKHAAEGAAMLATDGVFSMDGDIAPLRSLTLVARMQQALMYVDDAHGVGVVGPHGRGCVAEAGLGVADVPLQLVTLGKALGGYGALVVGDEALIRHLAETARPYLYTTALPPAQAAASLAAVKLARRDQWRRERLAETIAVFRGGARRHGLELMASDTPIQPLLCGDEASALALSAALEQAGFLVSAIRPPTVPEGKSRLRVTLSALHTPAQVQALLDALALARDRLAVHPVGLPA
- the bioH gene encoding pimeloyl-ACP methyl ester esterase BioH, yielding MHIETLGHGPDLVLIHGWALHGGIFAPLVERLSAQFRMHLVDLPGHGHSRGDDTPLALPHVVNAIAAATPPAAWLGWSLGGLFALHAAATQPQVRGLAMLAATPRFVRGSDWPHAVEPQVFAQFGRDLAEDYRGTLDRFLALDTLGSAHARAELRTLRETLAARGEPDAQALQAGLTLLERTDLRRALPGLRVPSLWISGQRDRLVSPAGMDDAAALAPHAQTLHIAGGGHAPFLGHADEVATALREFLAALP
- a CDS encoding SDR family oxidoreductase translates to MDLGIAGKWALVCAASKGLGLGCARALAGEGVNVVIVARGQAALDAAAAGLRALPGAGEVIAVAADIATERGRAAALAACPQVDILVNNAGGPPPGDFRDWEREDWLRALDANMLAPIALIRATVDAMQARGFGRIVNITSSAVKAPIDSLGLSNGARAGLTGFVAGLARRTVSHNVTINNLLPGQFDTDRLRGNFAHAAQQSGTDVDTLAAQKRQQIPAGRFGTADEFGAACAFLCSAQAGYLSGQNLLLDGGAYPGTF
- the bioC gene encoding malonyl-ACP O-methyltransferase BioC, with the translated sequence MDSSSFDAHHIRRAFSRAAASYDAAAALQHEVEKRLLESLDYLGDRVPQVVLDVGSGPAHASATMKKRWPRAQVIALDQALPMLHQAKRQAGWWKPFGRICADARALPLAEHSVDVIFSNLCLQWVEDLPAVFAGFRRVLKPGGLLLCSSFGPDTLIELREAFAQADREAPHVSRFAPIAQFGDALMLSGFRDPVLDRDLFTLTYPDLGALMRELRAIGATNALHARRHTLTGRGRFAAASAAYEALRNADGKLPSSWEVIYAHAWAPPPGAPIREGGSEIAAVPVSAIPIRRRGD
- a CDS encoding ketosteroid isomerase-related protein, whose product is MKIDGTREQDRAIELVLSYYDAFNRGDWAAMLDKLTDDVAHDLNQGAREIGKDTFAAFLQRMNASYREQLRDIVVLGGQDGRRAAAEYVVHGEYHHTDEGLPPARGQTYVLPGGAFFDIRDGKIARVSNYYNLQDWIEQVSA